Proteins from one Aquila chrysaetos chrysaetos chromosome 5, bAquChr1.4, whole genome shotgun sequence genomic window:
- the LIPC gene encoding hepatic triacylglycerol lipase isoform X1 has protein sequence MKSLQLLSFLLLSCIITPANTYGGKKKEALGSQSQHTRTKKDQQNLETKFRLYTDTTEEGCQIFLNQLETLDKCSFNASLPLVIIVHGWSVDGMLEGWIWKMAAALKSQHKQINVIIADWLTFAHQHYPIAVQNTRYIGQEIADFLEWLEKSIQFSRSNVHLIGYSLGAHVSGFAGSYISGTNKIGRITGLDPAGPLFEGMSPTDRLSPDDANFVDAIHTFTKQHMGLSVGIKQPVAHFDFYPNGGTFQPGCHIMHVYNHIAQYGITGITQTVKCAHERSVHLFIDSLLHNDKQSTAYWCNDINTFNKGMCLSCRKNRCNTLGYNIREERLPKSRQLFLKTRAHMPFKVYHYQFKIHFINEIQGKQIDPTFTISLTGTKEDAKNLPITLVEGINGNKTYSFLITLDTDIGELIMIKFKWEGTAVWENIWDTVQTIIPWTKGTRRPGLIVKTIRVKAGETQQKMTFCSQSIDNVHLHPAQEKTFVRCEDRFPRQNRK, from the exons aggCACTAGGATCACAGAGTCAGCACACTAGAACAAAGAAGGATCAGCAAAACTTAGAAACCAAATTTCGACTTTATACAGATACAACTGAAGAAGgctgtcagatttttttaaatcagttggAGACTCTTGACAAATGCAGTTTCAATGCCTCTCTTCCTCTGGTGATAATAGTCCATGGCTGGTCG GTGGATGGGATGTTAGAAGGTTGGATTTGGAAAatggcagcagctctgaagtCTCAGCATAAACAAATTAATGTGATCATTGCAGACTGGCTTACATTTGCTCACCAGCACTATCCCATTGCTGTACAGAATACACGCTACATAGGACAGGAGATAGCAGACTTCCTGGAATGGCTGGAG AAATCCATTCAATTTTCCAGAAGCAATGTTCATCTAATTGGGTACAGCCTAGGAGCTCATGTTTCAGGATTTGCTGGAAGTTATATCAGTGGTACAAACAAGATTGGGAGAATTACAG GCCTTGACCCTGCCGGTCCCTTGTTTGAAGGAATGTCACCAACAGACCGTTTATCGCCAGATGATGCAAACTTCGTAGACGCAATTCATACGTTCACTAAACAGCACATGGGTCTCAGTGTTGGCATCAAGCAGCCTGTGGCTCATTTCGACTTTTATCCCAATGGAGGCACCTTTCAGCCTGGCTGTCACATCATGCATGTGTATAACCACATTGCACAATACGGAATCACTG gcatCACTCAAACTGTGAAATGTGCCCATGAGAGGTCAGTTCATTTGTTCATCGACTCTCTGCTTCACAACGATAAGCAAAGCACAGCATACTGGTGCAATGACATCAACACTTTCAACAAAGGAATGTGCCTCAGCTGTAGAAAGAACCGGTGCAACACACTGGGCTACAACATCAGGGAGGAAAGGCTCCCCAAAAGTAGACAACtctttttgaaaacaagagCACATATGCCTTTCAAAG TCTATCATTATCAGTTCAAGATCCACTTCATCAATGAAATCCAAGGCAAGCAGATAGACCCTACTTTTACCATCTCTCTGACAGGCACTAAGGAGGATGCTAAAAACCTGCCCATCACACT agttGAAGGTATTAATGGGAATAAAACCTACTCTTTTCTCATCACCCTGGACACTGATATTGGTGAGCTAATAATGATCAAGTTCAAATGGGAAGGAACTGCAGTTTGGGAAAATATCTGGGACACAGTTCAAACCATAATACCATGGACAAAAGGCACCCGTCGACCAGGACTTATAGTGAAGACAATAAGAGTGAAAGCAGGGGAAACACAGCAAAA aatGACGTTTTGTTCTCAAAGCATTGACAACGTTCACCTTCATCCAGCCCAGGAGAAAACATTTGTGAGGTGTGAAGATCGCTTTCcgagacaaaacagaaaatga
- the LIPC gene encoding hepatic triacylglycerol lipase isoform X2 gives MLEGWIWKMAAALKSQHKQINVIIADWLTFAHQHYPIAVQNTRYIGQEIADFLEWLEKSIQFSRSNVHLIGYSLGAHVSGFAGSYISGTNKIGRITGLDPAGPLFEGMSPTDRLSPDDANFVDAIHTFTKQHMGLSVGIKQPVAHFDFYPNGGTFQPGCHIMHVYNHIAQYGITGITQTVKCAHERSVHLFIDSLLHNDKQSTAYWCNDINTFNKGMCLSCRKNRCNTLGYNIREERLPKSRQLFLKTRAHMPFKVYHYQFKIHFINEIQGKQIDPTFTISLTGTKEDAKNLPITLVEGINGNKTYSFLITLDTDIGELIMIKFKWEGTAVWENIWDTVQTIIPWTKGTRRPGLIVKTIRVKAGETQQKMTFCSQSIDNVHLHPAQEKTFVRCEDRFPRQNRK, from the exons ATGTTAGAAGGTTGGATTTGGAAAatggcagcagctctgaagtCTCAGCATAAACAAATTAATGTGATCATTGCAGACTGGCTTACATTTGCTCACCAGCACTATCCCATTGCTGTACAGAATACACGCTACATAGGACAGGAGATAGCAGACTTCCTGGAATGGCTGGAG AAATCCATTCAATTTTCCAGAAGCAATGTTCATCTAATTGGGTACAGCCTAGGAGCTCATGTTTCAGGATTTGCTGGAAGTTATATCAGTGGTACAAACAAGATTGGGAGAATTACAG GCCTTGACCCTGCCGGTCCCTTGTTTGAAGGAATGTCACCAACAGACCGTTTATCGCCAGATGATGCAAACTTCGTAGACGCAATTCATACGTTCACTAAACAGCACATGGGTCTCAGTGTTGGCATCAAGCAGCCTGTGGCTCATTTCGACTTTTATCCCAATGGAGGCACCTTTCAGCCTGGCTGTCACATCATGCATGTGTATAACCACATTGCACAATACGGAATCACTG gcatCACTCAAACTGTGAAATGTGCCCATGAGAGGTCAGTTCATTTGTTCATCGACTCTCTGCTTCACAACGATAAGCAAAGCACAGCATACTGGTGCAATGACATCAACACTTTCAACAAAGGAATGTGCCTCAGCTGTAGAAAGAACCGGTGCAACACACTGGGCTACAACATCAGGGAGGAAAGGCTCCCCAAAAGTAGACAACtctttttgaaaacaagagCACATATGCCTTTCAAAG TCTATCATTATCAGTTCAAGATCCACTTCATCAATGAAATCCAAGGCAAGCAGATAGACCCTACTTTTACCATCTCTCTGACAGGCACTAAGGAGGATGCTAAAAACCTGCCCATCACACT agttGAAGGTATTAATGGGAATAAAACCTACTCTTTTCTCATCACCCTGGACACTGATATTGGTGAGCTAATAATGATCAAGTTCAAATGGGAAGGAACTGCAGTTTGGGAAAATATCTGGGACACAGTTCAAACCATAATACCATGGACAAAAGGCACCCGTCGACCAGGACTTATAGTGAAGACAATAAGAGTGAAAGCAGGGGAAACACAGCAAAA aatGACGTTTTGTTCTCAAAGCATTGACAACGTTCACCTTCATCCAGCCCAGGAGAAAACATTTGTGAGGTGTGAAGATCGCTTTCcgagacaaaacagaaaatga